The proteins below are encoded in one region of Cardiocondyla obscurior isolate alpha-2009 linkage group LG29, Cobs3.1, whole genome shotgun sequence:
- the LOC139112485 gene encoding uncharacterized protein translates to MTVWSCMRALSKLGETNKVTLVWIPGHQGIHGNEVADELAKQGTLMEPAGRDVYVLFVMGKRIIRELLERRHRESWKNKPGCRQAKLLMEQPKPERTKELLAMSRQKLRIGIGLLTRHGTLRAHLHNLGIAEHYKCRLCEEENEDSIHILCHCPVLAIKRYLSWGKMFIDPRQLREARVNSLISLANHAGLKTIHPR, encoded by the coding sequence ATGACGGTCTGGAGCTGCATGAGGGCATTAAGCAAGCTGGGGGAAACTAATAAAGTTACCCTAGTATGGATTCCTGGACATCAGGGCATACATGGCAATGAAGTAGCTGACGAACTCGCCAAGCAGGGAACTTTAATGGAACCTGCAGGGCGGGACGTGTACGTCCTTTTTGTCATGGGAAAAAGGATAATCAGAGAGCTGCTTGAAAGAAGGCACCGAGAGTCGTGGAAAAACAAACCGGGATGCCGGCAGGCAAAGCTCCTGATGGAACAACCCAAACcagagagaacgaaagaacTCCTGGCAATGAGCAGACAAAAACTGAGAATAGGGATCGGCCTATTAACAAGACACGGAACCCTCAGAGCGCATCTGCATAACCTAGGCATAGCGGAGCATTATAAGTGCAGGCTATGCGAGGAAGAAAACGAGGACAGTATACACATTCTGTGCCACTGTCCAGTACTAGCGATTAAACGATACCTGTCCTGGGGAAAAATGTTTATAGACCCGAGACAGCTCAGAGAAGCGAGGGTGAACAGTCTGATTAGCCTGGCAAATCATGCTGGGCTGAAGACAATACACCCTCGATGA